The window GCGTGCCGCCGCGATCAGGTCGGCCGCGCCCCGGTCCGCCAGATCCGCCGCGAACGACTCGGCCGCCTTCGCGTGCGACCGGATCGGCAGGTCGCGGGTGTCCGCCACCTCCTCGGTCCCGTCCGTCGAGAGCACGCGAACCCGCGTGTGGACGTGTTCGCCCTGTACGAGCGCAGAGACGCCGATCGGTGCGACACAGCCGCCGTTGAGTTCGCCGAGAATAGTCCGCTCGACGGTGACCGCGACTCGCGTGCGCGGGTGGTCGATCGCGGACCGAACCGTCTCGATCACGTCGGGATCGGCCGCGGTGACGGCGATCGCCCCCTGCCCGGCGGCGGGAACGAACTCCTCACGGGGGAGCCGCGTGGTCTTGACCTCGTGAAACAGCTCGGAGCGGCGGAGTCCCGCCTCGGCGAGGACGATCGCGTCATACTCGGTTTCGACCTTGCGTTCCATCGCCGAGCGTTCCAACTCGGTGAGGGAATCGAACCACTCCTCAACGGTGCGTTCGAACGTCTCGTCGGAGTCGTCTGCGTCCGCCTCGTCGACCTCATCGCCCGCCTCGTCGTCGAGAGCGTCCCAGTTCGGCTCGTCCGCCTCGGGTGTTCCCTCGTCGGCAGCACCGTCTCCCCCCGTTTCGGTTGTCAGCGCACTCGCTTCGCCCGAAGCGATCAGTCGCCGCTCGTGTTCGGCCTGTAGTCGGGGTGCGAGCAGCTTCTCGATCCGGGTGTCGACGTTGCCGCGGAGCGGCTCGACGACGACGTCCGGCCGCGCGGCCTTGAGTTGGGCGGTCCGCCGGAGCGACCCCGTGCCGACCACCGCACCCGCGGGGAGGTCTTCGATCCCGACTCCGTCGGGGTGGACGAGCACGTCGCCGGCGGGAGCGCGCTCGGGGACGCCCGCGATCACCACGTCGTCCATCCCCTCCGTCGGGACGTCCTTCAGCGAGTGGACCGCGAGGTCGGCGTCGCCGGCGAGCACCGCCTCGTCGACGGCGCGGACGAACGCGCCCGTCCTGCCGAGGCGGTGGATCAGTTCGTCCGGGATCTGGTCGCCGCGCGTCTCGACGCGCCGGATCTCCACGTCGCGCCGGCGGCTCGATAAGGCGTCGCGGACGGTCCCGGCCTGTTCGAGGGCCAAGTCCGACCCGCGGGTGGCGAGCCTGAGTGTCTCGGTCATACCGAAGAGAGGTCCCCCGCGTTCAAAAGGGCACTAGTTCGGCCGTGACGCCGACGCGCGGGCGGAACGCCGTATCGCGACGCGGCCTCCGTTACACCTCGGTTACGCATCGAGCGGCGGCGCGCCGGTGAGCGGTCGCCGCCGGCGACCGCGAGACCGTCCGCGAGGGACGCGGTGAGCGACGCGGGCGACCGGAGGGAACTCCGAGCGAGCCGCGAGGCTGGGGAGGCGTGAGGTGCGGTGCGGGGCTGCAGTACGGGCTCCGAGGAGCCACCTCGCCGTCGCGGAACTCGTTCAGACGCGATCGTCCGGACGCGATCGTCCGGACGCGATCATCCAGATCAGAGGTACTGGCAACACGTACCGGACCGAAGGTGTGTTAGTGCTCGGGCCCCCATACGGGACAATGGGAGTTCAGGAACAGTACCCGTTCGACGTGGAGGCGGTCCGCGCCGATTTCCCGATACTCGACCGAAAGGTCGGCGGCGACCCCGAGACCCCGGGGGAGGGCGCAGGCGACGACACGCCGCTCGTCTACCTCGACAACGCGGCGACCTCGCACACGCCCGATCCCGTCGTCGACACGATCGCGGACTACTACCGCGGTTACAACGCCAACGTCCACCGCGGGATCCACCAGCTGAGCCAAGAGGCCTCGGTCGCGTACGAACAGGCGCACGACACCGTCGCCGACTTCGTCGGTGCCGCGGGCCGCGAGGAGATCGTCTTCACGAAGAACACGACCGAGGCGATGAACCTCGTCGCGTACGCGTGGGGGCTCAAAGAACTCGGCCCGGGCGACAACGTCGTCCTCACCGAGATGGAACACCACTCGTCGCTCGTGACGTGGCAACAGATCGGCAAGCGGACCGGCGCTGACGTCCGGTTCATAGAGGTCACAGACGAGGGGCGACTCGATATGGACCACGCCGCGGACCTGATCGACGACGACACCGAGATGGTCTCCGTCGTCCACGTCTCGAACGCGCTCGGGACGATCAATCCGGTCCGCGAGCTTGCCGACCTCGCGCACGACCGCGACGCGCTGATCTTCGCCGACGGCGCACAGTCCGTCCCGAACCGTCCCGTCGACGTGACCGAACTCGACGTCGACTTCTTCGCCTTTTCGGGTCACAAGATGTGTGGGCCGACCGGGATCGGCGCGCTGTACGGCCGCGAGGCGCTGCTCGACTCCATGCAGCCGTACCTCTACGGCGGCGACATGATCCGGCGCGTCTCCTTCGAGGAGTCCACCTGGGAGGACCTCCCGTGGAAATTCGAGGCCGGCACACCCTCGATCGCGCAGGGGATCGGCTTCGCGGCCGCGGTCGAGTACCTAGAGGAGATCGGGATGGAGCGGATCGAAGCCCACGAGAACCTGCTCGCTGAGTACGCGTACGACGAGCTGTCCGCGCTCGGCGGCGTCGAGATCTACGGTCCACCCGGTGACGACCGCGGCGGACTCGTCTCGT is drawn from Halorubrum sp. BV1 and contains these coding sequences:
- the hemC gene encoding hydroxymethylbilane synthase encodes the protein MTETLRLATRGSDLALEQAGTVRDALSSRRRDVEIRRVETRGDQIPDELIHRLGRTGAFVRAVDEAVLAGDADLAVHSLKDVPTEGMDDVVIAGVPERAPAGDVLVHPDGVGIEDLPAGAVVGTGSLRRTAQLKAARPDVVVEPLRGNVDTRIEKLLAPRLQAEHERRLIASGEASALTTETGGDGAADEGTPEADEPNWDALDDEAGDEVDEADADDSDETFERTVEEWFDSLTELERSAMERKVETEYDAIVLAEAGLRRSELFHEVKTTRLPREEFVPAAGQGAIAVTAADPDVIETVRSAIDHPRTRVAVTVERTILGELNGGCVAPIGVSALVQGEHVHTRVRVLSTDGTEEVADTRDLPIRSHAKAAESFAADLADRGAADLIAAAREEAETDEVPRAEADDE
- a CDS encoding aminotransferase class V-fold PLP-dependent enzyme, with protein sequence MGVQEQYPFDVEAVRADFPILDRKVGGDPETPGEGAGDDTPLVYLDNAATSHTPDPVVDTIADYYRGYNANVHRGIHQLSQEASVAYEQAHDTVADFVGAAGREEIVFTKNTTEAMNLVAYAWGLKELGPGDNVVLTEMEHHSSLVTWQQIGKRTGADVRFIEVTDEGRLDMDHAADLIDDDTEMVSVVHVSNALGTINPVRELADLAHDRDALIFADGAQSVPNRPVDVTELDVDFFAFSGHKMCGPTGIGALYGREALLDSMQPYLYGGDMIRRVSFEESTWEDLPWKFEAGTPSIAQGIGFAAAVEYLEEIGMERIEAHENLLAEYAYDELSALGGVEIYGPPGDDRGGLVSFNVEGVHAHDLSSILNDYGVAIRAGDHCTQPLHDTLGISASARASFYVYNTVEEVDAFVDAVGEAQDLFA